In Neorhizobium sp. NCHU2750, a single genomic region encodes these proteins:
- a CDS encoding ABC-F family ATP-binding cassette domain-containing protein yields the protein MAPPILKLDDIFLSFGGTPLLNGAGLQVEPGDRICLVGRNGSGKSTLMKIAAGFVEAQSGEVFRHPAATIRYLEQAPDFAGYSTVQSYAEAGLGPGDDPYRVTYLLQHLGLTGEEDPVRLSGGEARRAALARVMAPEPDILMLDEPTNHLDLPTIEWLEDELRRTKSALVVISHDRRFLEKVSNATVWLDRGTSRRLSRGFGHFEAWRDQVLEEEEIEQHKLGKAIEREEHWMRYGVTARRKRNMRRVGELQAMRADYRGHKGPQGSVQASVAEGRESGKLVVEAENITKTYDKPIVEPFSIRVHRGDRIGLVGPNGAGKTTLLKMLTGQLEPDSGWIKLGTNLEIATLDQKREDLDPEDTLSHYLTDGRGETLLVNGEQRHVAGYMKDFLFQPEQIRTPIKNLSGGERARLMLARMLAKPSNLLILDEPTNDLDIETLDLLQEIVAGYNGTVILVSHDRDFLDRTVTSTIAPANPDAPDGRWIEYAGGYTDMLAQRKGALEERKKAEKSAEKPRAETPAYEAPKAKGKLSYKQKFALENLPKEMQKAEGEIALREKKMADPNLFAKDPTTFNKLAAEMEKLREKLTAMEEEWLELEMLREELEG from the coding sequence ATGGCACCTCCCATTCTCAAGCTCGACGATATCTTCCTCAGCTTCGGCGGCACGCCGCTGCTGAACGGCGCCGGACTGCAGGTGGAACCGGGCGACCGCATCTGCCTGGTCGGCCGCAACGGCTCCGGCAAGTCGACGCTGATGAAGATCGCGGCAGGCTTCGTCGAGGCGCAATCCGGCGAAGTCTTCCGCCATCCGGCAGCCACGATCCGCTATCTCGAACAGGCGCCCGATTTCGCCGGCTATTCCACCGTCCAGTCTTACGCAGAGGCGGGGCTCGGACCGGGCGACGATCCCTATCGCGTCACCTATCTGCTGCAGCATCTAGGCCTGACCGGCGAGGAAGACCCGGTAAGACTGTCCGGTGGCGAAGCCCGCCGTGCGGCCCTTGCCCGCGTCATGGCGCCGGAACCCGATATCCTGATGCTCGACGAGCCGACCAACCATCTCGACCTGCCGACCATCGAATGGCTGGAAGACGAGCTGCGTCGCACCAAGAGCGCCCTCGTGGTCATCTCCCACGACCGCCGCTTTCTCGAAAAGGTGTCCAATGCCACCGTCTGGCTCGATCGCGGCACCTCGCGCCGCCTTTCCCGCGGTTTCGGCCATTTCGAGGCCTGGCGGGACCAAGTTCTCGAAGAGGAAGAAATCGAGCAGCACAAGCTCGGCAAGGCGATAGAACGCGAAGAACACTGGATGCGCTATGGCGTGACCGCGCGGCGCAAGCGCAACATGCGGCGCGTCGGCGAACTCCAGGCCATGCGCGCCGATTATCGCGGCCACAAGGGCCCCCAGGGCTCTGTCCAGGCCTCCGTTGCCGAGGGCCGTGAATCGGGCAAGCTGGTTGTCGAGGCCGAAAACATCACCAAGACCTACGACAAGCCGATCGTCGAGCCCTTTTCGATCCGAGTCCATCGCGGCGACCGCATCGGTCTCGTCGGCCCGAACGGCGCCGGCAAGACGACGCTTCTGAAAATGCTGACCGGCCAGCTTGAGCCCGATTCGGGCTGGATCAAGCTCGGCACCAATCTCGAAATCGCCACCCTGGACCAGAAGCGCGAGGACCTCGATCCGGAAGACACCCTGTCCCATTATCTGACGGATGGCCGTGGCGAGACATTGCTCGTCAATGGCGAACAGCGCCATGTCGCGGGCTACATGAAGGACTTCCTGTTCCAGCCTGAACAGATCCGCACCCCGATCAAGAACCTGTCCGGCGGCGAACGCGCCCGTCTGATGCTGGCCCGCATGCTGGCAAAGCCGTCCAACCTTTTGATCTTGGACGAACCGACCAACGACCTCGATATCGAGACGCTGGACCTGTTGCAGGAAATCGTCGCCGGCTATAACGGCACCGTCATACTTGTCAGCCACGACCGCGATTTCCTCGACCGAACCGTCACCTCGACCATCGCGCCCGCCAATCCGGACGCGCCGGACGGCCGCTGGATCGAATATGCGGGCGGCTATACAGATATGCTCGCCCAGCGCAAGGGCGCCCTGGAAGAGCGAAAAAAGGCTGAGAAATCAGCTGAAAAGCCCAGGGCCGAGACCCCGGCCTATGAAGCGCCCAAGGCCAAGGGAAAGCTTTCCTACAAGCAGAAATTCGCGCTGGAAAACCTGCCGAAGGAAATGCAGAAGGCCGAGGGCGAGATTGCGCTGCGCGAAAAGAAGATGGCCGATCCGAACCTCTTCGCCAAGGACCCGACGACCTTCAACAAGCTCGCCGCCGAAATGGAAAAGCTGCGCGAAAAGCTGACGGCCATGGAAGAGGAATGGCTGGAGCTTGAAATGCTGCGCGAGGAGCTTGAAGGCTGA
- a CDS encoding response regulator encodes MLTNVSRRRQASEAMNQRVLIIEDEFLIALDVAETIEQMGLKVTGFASGRKHALALAPYADIAFVDVNLSDGRTGPDIGRELAEDYGLTVVFMTANPDDIGGGIEGTLGVLTKPVMPDVVVKTVDYAIANRLGGMAIVPRELKVFQGGSH; translated from the coding sequence ATGCTGACAAATGTTTCGCGTCGTCGGCAGGCCAGTGAGGCAATGAACCAGCGGGTTCTTATCATCGAGGACGAGTTCCTCATCGCACTCGACGTCGCCGAGACGATCGAACAGATGGGGCTGAAAGTGACCGGTTTCGCCAGTGGTCGCAAACATGCGCTGGCGCTGGCGCCCTATGCGGATATCGCCTTTGTCGACGTCAACCTTTCCGATGGCCGCACCGGGCCGGATATCGGTCGCGAACTCGCCGAGGACTACGGCCTGACCGTCGTCTTCATGACCGCCAATCCGGACGACATCGGTGGCGGGATAGAGGGCACGCTCGGCGTACTGACAAAGCCTGTCATGCCCGACGTCGTAGTGAAGACCGTCGACTACGCGATCGCCAATCGCCTCGGCGGCATGGCCATCGTTCCCCGCGAACTGAAGGTCTTTCAGGGCGGAAGCCACTGA
- a CDS encoding VOC family protein produces MRMIFVNLPVADLEASTAFYAALGFTRNPDFSDQTASCMVVSDAIYVMLLTHEKFGMFINGQIADAKTATQVLNCLSASSRDEVDGFRQKALAAGGSEWKPNMEMGSMYGCSFQDPDGHVWEIMYMDMSGG; encoded by the coding sequence ATGCGCATGATTTTCGTAAACCTGCCGGTGGCAGACCTTGAAGCATCGACGGCCTTCTACGCCGCACTCGGCTTCACCAGGAATCCGGACTTTTCCGATCAAACGGCAAGCTGCATGGTCGTCAGCGACGCGATCTACGTAATGCTGCTGACCCATGAGAAATTCGGCATGTTCATCAACGGCCAGATCGCCGACGCCAAGACTGCAACGCAGGTGCTGAACTGCCTTTCCGCCTCAAGCCGCGACGAAGTCGACGGCTTCAGGCAAAAGGCACTGGCCGCCGGCGGCAGCGAATGGAAGCCGAATATGGAAATGGGCTCCATGTACGGCTGCAGCTTCCAGGATCCCGACGGGCATGTCTGGGAGATCATGTACATGGACATGTCCGGCGGCTGA